From a single Sphaeramia orbicularis chromosome 4, fSphaOr1.1, whole genome shotgun sequence genomic region:
- the LOC115418693 gene encoding LOW QUALITY PROTEIN: WD repeat-containing protein 47-like (The sequence of the model RefSeq protein was modified relative to this genomic sequence to represent the inferred CDS: deleted 2 bases in 2 codons), with product MTAEETINIKEAEVIKLILDFLNSRKLHISMLALEKESGVINGLYSDDMLFLRQLILDGQWEEVMQFIQPLEGMEKFDKKRFRYIVLKQKFLEALCVNNAMSAAEDPLNLELTMQEAVKCLHSLEDYCPTKEDYSKLCLLLTLPRLTHHAEFKDWNQSTARVHCFEEACAMVAEFIPADRKLSEAGFRASGNRLFQLLIKGILYECCVEFCQSKATGEEITEGEVLLGVDLLCGNGCDELDLSLLSWLQNLSSGAFSCAFQQKTLSIHVDRLVKPSKAGHADLLTPLINRLSPCPASPFRQRPHSADTYMSRSLNPALDGLSHGLTMQDKRGMDATVKSALSRSLVENNVHQQDDSPERKHPQGLDGPITTRTPLTPGKDGGPPAARATNERRDSTEQIQEYYRQRLRVQQHLEQKQQQRQLYQQMLLEGGVKPHDGAQNNLTETFLSRSIQKLEEMNVGIDHRGDEVITQLGQQWNGLTGNNNSTSSPRTCNSQHSADAGPPRDKPGGLVSSTPLKTGNHSLPCLSESPVPTSQSAERIRASLQDDCSSSGARHSTQEPGKSKTQFVKVSQLEDTQAVRAVAFHPSGSLYAVGSNSKTLRVCSYPDTPPASAPGTVKQPVVRFRRNKHHKGSIYCVAWSHCGQLLATGSNDKYVKVLPFNADSCTPSGPDLEFSMHDGTIRDLAFMEGPESGGSILISAGAGDCNIYTTDCQRGQGLHALSGHTGHILTLFTWGGWMIASGSQDKTVRFWDLRVPSCVRVVGTTLHGSGSAVASVAVDPSGRLLATGQEDSTCMLYDIKGGRIVQTYRPHGSDIRSVRFSPGAHHLLTGSYDNKIIISDLQGDLTKPLPQTLAGEHWDKVIQCRWHPHDRTFLSSSADRTVVLWAPGP from the exons ATGACGGCAGAGGAGACAATCAACATCAAAGAGGCAGAGGTGATCAAGCTCATCCTGGACTTCCTCAACTCCAGGAAGCTGCACATCAGCATGTTGGCCTTGGAGAAGGAGAGCGGCGTTATTAATGGGCTCTACTCTGATGATATGCTCTTTCTAAG GCAGCTCATTCTTGATGGCCAGTGGGAAGAGGTGATGCAGTTCATTCAACCCTTAGAAGGAATGGAGAAATTTGACAAGAAAAG GTTCCGTTACATTGTTTTGAAGCAGAAGTTTCTAGAGGccctgtgtgtaaataatgccaTGTCTGCAGCTGAAGATCCTCTGAAT CTGGAGCTCACCATGCAGGAGGCGGTGAAGTGCCTCCACAGTTTAGAGGACTACTGTCCGACTAAAGAGGACTACAGCAAACTGTGTCTGCTCCTCACACTTCCACGCCTCACACACCACGCCGAGTTCAAAGACTGGAACCAGAGCACTGCACGGGTCCACTGCTTCGAGGAGGCCTGTGCGATGGTGGCCGAGTTCATCCCTGCAGACCGGAAGCTGAGCGAGGCAGGGTTTAGGGCCAGCGGGAACcgtctgttccagctgctcaTCAAAGGGATCCTTTATGAGTGTTGTGTTGAGTTTTGTCAG AGCAAGGCGACGGGTGAGGAGATCACAGAGGGTGAAGTGTTGCTCGGTGTGGATTTGCTTTGTGGGAACGGCTGTGATGAGCTGGATTTGTCGCTGCTGTCCTGGCTGCAGAACCTCTCCTCCGGCGCCTTCTCCTGTGCCTTCCAGCAGAAGACCCTCAGCATCCACGTGGACCGGCTGGTCAAACCCAGTAAGGCCGGCCACGCTGACCTCCTCACTCCCTTAATCAACCGCCTGTCCCCCTGCCCCGCCTCACCTTTCCGCCAGAGACCTCATTCAGCAGACACGTACATGTCCAGATCCCTCAACCCAGCTCTGGACGGACTGTCCCATGGTCTCACGATGCAGGACAAGAGAGGCATGGACGCCACCGTAAAGTCTGCGCTCAGTCGAAGCTTAGTGGAGAATAATGTGCATCAGCAGGACGATTCACCCGAAAG GAAACAT CCGCAGGGTCTTGACGGTCCCATCACCACCCGCACCCCTCTGACCCCTGGGAAAGATGGGGGGCCACCTGCAGCACGGGCAACAAATGAG CGTCGTGACTCCACAGAACAGATCCAGGAATATTACAGACAGCGTCTCCGAGTGCAGCAGCATCTggagcagaagcagcagcagaggcagcTCTACCAACAGATGCTTCTGGAAGGAGGGGTGAAGCCCCACGACGGAGCCCAGAACAACCTCACAGAGACCTTCCTCAGCAG ATCCATTCAGAAGCTGGAGGAGATGAATGTGGGAATCGACCACAGAGGAGACGAGGTGATAACACAGCTGGGTCAACAGTGGAATGGATTAACAGGCAACAACAACAGCACCTCAAGCCCCAGAACCTGCAACAGTCAACACAGTGCAGACGCCGGGCCTCCGAGGGACAAGCCTGGAGGTTTAGTCAGCAGCACCCCTTTAAAGACCGGAAACCACAGCCTGCCATGCCTCAGCGAGTCCCCAGTTCCCACCAGTCAGAG TGCAGAGAGAATCAGAGCTAGTCTTCAAGATGATTGTAGCAGCTCTGGAGCTCGTCATTCAACACAGGAG CCAGGGAAGtccaaaacacagtttgtcaaagTGAGTCAGCTCGAGGACACTCAGGCAGTGCGGGCAGTGGCCTTCCATCCCTCAGGGTCGCTCTACGCCGTTGGCTCCAACTCCAAAACCCTGAGAGTCTGCAGCTATCCAGACACACCGCCTGCAAG TGCTCCTGGTACAGTCAAGCAGCCGGTCGTGCGCTtcagaaga aacaaacatcaCAAGGGCTCGATCTATTGTGTCGCCTGGAGCCACTGCGGACAACTGTTGGCCACCGGCTCCAATGACAAATACGTCAAGGTCCTGCCTTTCAACGCAGACAGCTGCACGCC TTCAGGTCCAGATTTAGAGTTCAGCATGCATGACGGCACCATCAGGGACTTGGCCTTCATGGAGGGTCCAGAGAGCGGAGGGTCCATCTTGATCAGTGCTGGAGCTGGAGACTGTAATATCTACACCACCGACTGTCAGAGAGGACAGGGTCTTCACGCCCTGAGCGGACACACGG GTCATATTCTGACTCTGTTCACGTGGGGAGGGTGGATGATCGCCTCTGGCTCCCAGGACAAGACGGTGCGTTTCTGGGATCTGCGGGTGCCCAGCTGTGTGCGGGTGGTCGGCACGACGCTGCACGGCTCCG GCAGTGCAGTGGCTTCAGTGGCAGTGGATCCCAGTGGGCGCCTGCTGGCCACCGGTCAGGAGGACAGCACCTGCATGTTGTATGACATCAAAGGGGGCCGGATAGTCCAGACCTATCGCCCACATGGCAGTGACATACGCTCAGTCCGCTTCTCACCTGGAGCCCATCATCTTCTGACAGGCTCCTATGACAACAAAATCATCATCAGTGACCTTCAAG GTGACCTAACCAAGCCGCTTCCCCAGACGTTGGCAGGTGAACACTGGGATAAGGTGATCCAGTGTAGGTGGCATCCACACGACCGgaccttcctctcctcctccgcgGATCGAACTGTGGTCCTCTGGGCACCGGGCCCCTGA